The genomic DNA TATCATTGATCATGCCATCAATATCCGATGTGCTGGTTTGCAACATAGCAAGATGTTGAGCAAAAACTTCATCGTCTGGGGTTTCAGCGGTGATCACATTTTCGCTGTCATTACTTGATATGAAATCAGCTGACTCATCTTGATCAATACTGCTGTCATTATTGACTGGTGTTGGCGCGTTAAAGGCTAGTTGAACAGCATAACGCTTATTCGTTTCTAAGGCGGAGTTGTCATCCGATTGACTCACCGATCGGCTTTGCTTAGATGCCTGAGCATCTTCCGATGGAAACATCAGAATAAATGTCGTTAAAATTACCAATAAAGACAATGTAACTTGATGTGCTTTTGGCAACAATGTGAATAAAGTAAGAAGCTTTGCCATTGACTCAGATACCAATTTTTCTTTCTTGTTATGATCTGCTAAGTGTACACGCTTTCATTTGCTGTGGCTAACAAGTAACATAGACCTCTTTATTTTTTGTGCAGGCCCTGGGAGTTGCGGTAGAGATGGCGAATTTAGATCAAGTATTGGCAGAGATCAAGCGTGGTACCGATGAGATATTACTTGAGGCGGATTTACTTGAGAAACTCAAAGAAGGGCGGCCATTACGCATCAAATTAGGTGCAGATCCTACCGCGCCTGATATCCACTTAGGTCACACGGTTATTTTGAACAAAATGCGTACCTTTCAGGAGTTAGGTCACGAAGTGATTTTCTTGATTGGTGATTTCACTGGTATGGTCGGTGACCCTAGCGGTAAAAACAGTACCCGTCCGCCACTGACTCGTGAGCAAGTGCTTGCTAACGCAGAAACTTATAAAGAACAGGTTTATAAAATTTTAGACCCAGCTAAGACTCGTATCGAATTTAATTCTAGCTGGTTAGAGCCGTTGGGTGCCGCAGGTATGATCCGCTTGGCTTCTCAACAAACCGTTGCCCGGATGATGGAACGTGACGACTTTAAAAAGCGTTATGCATCAGGTCAATCAATTGCGATTCATGAATTTATGTATCCTTTATTACAAGGTTATGACTCTGTCGCACTTAACGCGGATGTGGAGCTAGGCGGTACCGACCAAAAATTCAATTTATTGATGGGTCGTGAACTGCAAAAAGTGGCAGGCCAAAAGCCGCAAACCGTGATCATGATGCCTTTGCTTGAAGGCTTAGATGGCGTTAAAAAAATGTCTAAGTCGGCCCACAATTACATTGGTGTGAGCGAACCTGCCAACGAAATGTTTGGCAAGCTTATGTCAATTTCAGATGATTTAATGTGGCGCTATCTTGAGCTGTTGTCATTCCGTCCCTTAACTGAATTAGCTCAATTTAAGTTAGATGTTGAAAACGGCACTAACCCGCGTGATATCAAGATATTGTTAGCTAAAGAAATTATTGCTCGTTTCCATGACGAAGCACAAGCGCAAGCCGCTCATCAAGCGTTTATTGACCGTTTTCAAAAAGGCGCTATCCCAGATGACATCGAAGAAGTGGTATTAGAAGCCGGTGAAGGCTTAGCGATTGCTAACTTACTCAAAGATGCTGGCCTTGTTGGCTCGACATCTGATGGTATGCGGATGATCAAGCAAGGTGCGGTAAAAATGGACGGCGAAAAAATCGAAGACAGTCGCATCAGTTTTAATGCAGGTCTTGAAGCGGTATTCCAGGTCGGTAAGCGTAAATTTGCAAAAGTTATCTTGAAATAAGCTTAACGAAATAAATAAAAAAACGGCTTATCAATTAAGCCGTTTTTTTATGTCTCATACATGGCTGACCCTGTTTGATTTAAATGGTGACATTACTGAGATTCAAGTTGGTCAGACATGGTTTGATAATCCATTAAGTCCATTTGTTCTATCAAGCGTTCAGTATTATTATCAAATTTAAGTGTGGTCACACCTGGCACGGCTAAATCGATAATTTTACCGGGTTTTCCATATTGATCGCCAGGACCTCGTAATCTGTAACTGCCGATGATCACCACAAGAGAGCCAGTATTAAACATGTGTTCTACGTTTAAACGATACTCTAATACGCCTTCATGAGCGCGTTGTAAAAACGCAATAATATGACGCCCACCGGTATAAGTGGTATTGGCTGTTTTGTCGTAAAATACCGTGTCGCGAGAATAAAATCGACGCAAGACAGTATAGTCATGGTCGGTGAGTGCTTCCATGTATTGCATTGCGAGTTGTTGCTCTCGTGGCATATCGCCAATATTGGCTTTGCTAGGAAAGCTCAATAGCAAACAGCATAATATGAAGATTATTCGCACATTAAATTCTCTTTGTTTTCAAATCAAAAGCCGGTAAAGATAAGTGCCAGCGGATAGCACTCAGACGAATGATTAGCGTGCTGAACATAGCGAACAACACCGATGTCATGCTATCCATGCCGACAATGATGCTTAAGGTATAACAGATCCCTCCAACGATGGAAGCGGTTGCGTAAATTTCTATTCGCAATACCATTGGAATTTGCCGACATAACAAATCACGGATAACCCCCCCCCCAACAGCGGTTATGGAGCCCATTACCACAGCAACCATACTTGATAATCCTAGTGATAAGGCTTTTTCTGCACCAATGACGGTAAACACGGCTAAGCCTAGTGCATCTGCAATAGGTAAAGCATATGTAGGTATTCTATGGGGTTTACGCACTAAAATTAAGCACATTATGACCGTCGCAAGAATGACAATAATATAGTTAGGATCGCGTATCCAAAATACTGGTGTAGCGCCTATTAATGCATCGCGCATACTGCCACCGCCAATTGCAGTAACAAAAGCTAATACGATAACGCCGAATGGATCCATACGATATTTACCCGCCGCTAACACGCCCGCAATTGCAAATACAGAGGTACCACATAAATCTAAAAAGTAGATCCACTGATTCATTTACTTAACTCTTCGAGGTGAATAGTGAGTGCATCAACTGAAATCCGGATCTCGATTACCGATAAAATTAATGAATACAGTAACAATAATAGACTCAATCCAAAGACTATTGAGCCTATTTGATTAAAGCCGATATAAATCAGAATCATACATAAAACGCAAAACGCAAAGCTGCTGACACCGGTTTCTTGCATTTTACGGATGATAATAATGCGTTGGCGTAAGTTTTTAATTTGATCACCTTGCACAGGTTTTTTGTCATTGCTTAATTGACGGATCAATGCAGCCAATGAAAAAAATCGATTAGTGTAGGCCAGCAATAGCAATGAAATAGCCGGGAACAGCAAAGCTGGTGTCGTTAATGATACATGTAAATTGTTGAACAAAATGACATTCCTAAAAAGGTCTGCAAGCAGGTAAGAATCAATATCGAGTGACGATAAGTTTTTTGTTACCAAGATGTAAGCCGCATGTCGACATGATTGTCTCATGTTAACAACTGACTATGACATTAGGTCGTAACAGGTCTATATCAAACGGGCATAGATCCATTATCGCTAAATGATAGCCTGTTTAAAACAAGATTTATATGGTTTACATAAATCTTAATCCGGTCCAAATAAGCGGCAGTAGCAAGGTTAAGCTGATCCAAAAGAGGTTGGCCGTATGAGTTATCGTTATGGCTTGACTGATGTGGCGATGATCAGGCAAAGGGCCGGATTTTACCTTAGGTAAATCAACCCGAATGGATTTGCCGTTTTCAATAAATTGCTGTGGACCTCCAAGTTCTATTTTCAATAATTTAGCCGCCAATGCATAACTGCTGTAATAATTATTTAACTGATTTTTATCCGCTTGGGTCGATATTGGCTGCGATAAAATAGACCTAACACCCAGTTGACCAAACTGAATGGCTAATGAGCAATGCCATAACACGGTGGGAACAAAAAAAATCACTCGATTAAACTGACCGACAAAACGAGAAAAAATATGAAAATGTGGATGATACGGAGGCCAGCAATATTCTAATTGTCTTAACATTCGCACGACTAACGCCATCGTAGCCCCGCCCAAGCTGAAAAATAAGATAGTGGCTAAGGTGCCATAAATCGGAGTGGTAAACAGTTTTTCGATAGTGGTTTTGCTTAAACCCACTATCGATAGCACTTGGGTGTTTTGACTCACCCAAGGCGAGAGTAATTGCTTGGCCTCTTGTTTGTTGCCGGTGTTTATTGCAGCGACCACTTTTTCTGCCACGGGCTTAAAAGCAGAATCACATAAACAGAAATACAAAATGAGCAGTTCAAAAAACCATGGGTAAGCGGCAAAACTGAGTGAAAAACTGACGATAATCCCGCTAGGCACAATCAAAATCAACGTGGCTAAAATCCCGGCGGTAAGTTGTTGACTCATAGTTCGCTCAGGGTGATTCACTTTAGCGGCTATCAGTGTGGCTAAGCGGTTGAACCATAATAAGGGTTGCAGATCTCTGGGAATAGGGGCAAATCGTGCCAATATTAAGGCACAAAATAAAATACAACAGCTTTGCAGTAACCCACCATCTTGGCTAAGTAATTGAGGATTGAATAATTGATTGACCATAGGGACTCAATAGCTTGGCTGTTGTTGATCTATCGGACTTCGTTTGCTCTGCTCAGGTACTATGCAGATTATATAACCTGAGCAGAGCCTAGATGGATTATAGCTGTTGTAACAGTGCGATAACCATCATGGCAGAATGCAAACCCGCTTTTATAATGTAAGAGTCAAAATCAACCGGTGAGTCATTATTGGCATTGTCTGATAAAGAACGAATAACCACAAATGGGATCTTAAATTGGTGACAAACTTGCGCAATCGCCGCACCTTCCATTTCACAGGCCGCCATTGTTGGGAAGTTTTCGAGCATTACTTTAGTCCGCACCGGATCACAAATAAAACTGTCGCCAGTACAAATTAATCCTTCAATGGCGTTGACTTCACCTAACGACGCCACCGCTTTTTTAGCGGCAGTCACTAAGGTGCTATCGGGCATAAATGCTGCTGGTTGTTGTGCCATTTGACCCATTTCATAGCCAAAGGCAGTCACATCGACATCGTGATGGCGCACTTCCGATGAAATGACAATATCACCAATGGCAAGGGTATCAACAAAGCCGCCAGCAGAACCGGTATTAATCACATGAGTAGCGGCAAATTTTTCTATCAATAATGTGGTCGCGATGCTGGCAGCCACTTTACCGATCCCTGAACGTGTAACGATCACTTCTTTACCGGCAATGTTACCGCTAACAAATTCGATCCCAGCAATAGTACTATGCACTGGCGCGACGATGGCTTGGATTAAATGAACAACTTCTGGCTCCATTGCGCCAATAATACCGATTTTCATGAGTGAACCTTAACTGAATGAGCAAATACGAAAGGGCATTAATATATCACGAGCTCGATAAATTAGTGAAAACCCACAATGAATAGTTGGCGGACTGGTTGGCTATTTATACATTCATTCAGTTGTTGGGTTAAATTTCAGCCACGATACAACATTAGTATTGATTTACTTTGGCACAAGCAGTTACTTTTTCGTGGTGAAAGGCATCCACAATAATCCGCTTAGCCATGCGTTTTGTTTTGCATTGGGGTAATCCGTTAACCCAATATCAATTTGGTTATCGGTTTTGCTGGCATCACTAGTATAGGTGCCAAACAAGCGGTCCCACCAAATAATACTAAAACCAAAGTTAGTGTTACTTTCGGCCATAATTTGGCTGTGATGTATCCTATGGAGCGCTTGGGTCACAATGACATAACGAGCCACTTTTTCCAGTGGTTTGGGTAAACGGATGTTGGCGTGGTTAAAAATTGCAAATCCATTAAGCAAGATTTCAAACAGTATGACGGCCTCAGCAGATATCCCTAATAACATAATCGCCAGAGCTTTAATGCCAAGACTGGCGATGATTTCAAATGGATGAAAGCGCAGCGCGGTAGTGCTGTCGACCAGCCGATCTGCGTGATGCACTTTATGTAAGCGCCACAATAAAGGAATGCGATGAAATAGCCGATGTTGCCAGTAAATAAGCAGATCGAGTAACAGTAGGCTTATGGCAATATTTGCCCAATGCGGCAGGCTAATATAATGCAATACTCCCCATTGCTGCTGCGTGGTATACAGGGCAAAACCTGCTAAACCCAGTGGCAGTATTAATCTTGCCATCACAGAGGCAATGACTAATAAGCCAAAGTTGCCAAACCAGCGTGTTGCCATGGTGGCAGTTTGTGGGGTTTTAGCTAGGGTTCTTGCGGGGAATAGCAGTTCTAGACCCATCATCAATGCAAGAATTGTTATAAACACGCCTAATCGGATTGCCGCCATTTCATCTATCATATTCTAGGCTCCTCAATGGCCGTTTCCTTAACGGCAGGTTTGTTAGCTTCAATTTTCTTTGAGCCTGATTCTTTAACGGTATGATTCTTCAATGTGTGATAACCGCCATGTATACGAGTAAAAATGGTAATCGCGCCTAAAAATGCAAAACTGTATGCCAGTTCTGGGAAATAGGCTGGCCATAAACAAAAGGCGACAAAAAAGGCGATGGTTTCTGTGCCTTCGGTTAAGCCATTTAAATAATAGAAACTCTTATTGGCAAATTGTGGTCGAGGCAGATTAAGCTGCTCTGCTGGTATCGCAAAAGCCAAAAAACTTGAGCCGGTACCAATAAATACGGTTAATAAAACCGCTGCGGCTAGGGCATTTTCATTAGGGTTGGCTAAGGCAAATCCTAATGGGATGGCGGCGTAAAATACAAAGTCGACGCAAATATCTAAGAAACCGCCTGCTGCGCTGGTGTGTTTTTGATAGCGCGCGAGGGCGCCATCAAGGCCATCAATAATACGATTGAGGGCAATAAAAAATAATGCCGTATACCACTGCTGCATTACGAGAAACGGCACGGCCAGCATTCCTAAACCAAAACCGACTAATGTCAATTGGTCTGGGTGCACTTTTTGCTTAGCGAGTAACACCACTACCGGGGATAATATTTGTTTAATCACTGGCGTAATAAATTTATCTAACATGGGTCGTTTCCAATTAAGTTGTGGTTTATGTCAAATCAGTGGCTTATATAAATTTAGTTCATATCGTTAACCATAAGGTTAATGACATCAGTACCCTTTATCAAAGTGAAATCACTTTGCCTTGGGCGGCGTCCGCATCGGTTTGATCGTGCGTTACCATGATGGCGGGTAACTGATGTTGGCGTATTTGATCAAACACCAATTGTCTGGTTTCTTGGCGTAATTGACTGTCGAGTTTACTAAATGGCTCATCCAATAAAATGGCTTTAGGTTGACTCAGTAATACGCGTAACAATGCCACTCTTGCTTGTTGGCCGCCAGATAAACTTTGCACACTCCGTTGCTCTAACCCACCCAGACCCACTTGGGTTAATGCTTGGCTAATGGTAGTTTGTCGCTGTGCTTTAGGCCCTTTGGGCATAGCAAAACTAATGTTACCTGCCACGGTTAAATGTGGGAACAGCAAAGGGTCTTGGTACAATAAACCAATACGGCGTAAATGGCTGGCGGTATCAGTAATGTGTTGACCATTTAAGTACAGCTTTCCCGTAGCGTGAAAGCCTTTTGGTAACATACCGGTTAACCAGTTTAACAAGGTCGATTTACCGCTTCCAGACGGTCCCATGATGGTGAGGATTTCACCGCCTTGAATGGTTTCATTTAATGATAACAGCAACTGCTGTTGTCGATATAAGGTTAGATCATCAATGGATAGCGAAGGGACTTCCTCTGAGATCACCGTTGAACGAGTTTGCATTAGTTTCCTTATTCGCGATGTCTAAATAGCATTTTTGGCAGTAACCATGCCAGTAAAAAACCAAGGGCAGGGAGGGCCATTTGCACTAATGCATACACAGCACTGGTGCGACGACTGCCGCCATTGGCGAGCGAAACCGCTTCGGTAGTAATGGTATTAATGCGCCCACCCCCCGCCAGTAATGTGGGTAAATATTGACTAAAACTAATGGCTAATCCTAATGCGCAGGCAATCAAAATAGGCGCTAGCAACATAGGCAGTTTAATTTGCCAGAATATTTTTGCTTCGCTCGCCCCCAAACTGGCGGCGACGGTGCTAAAGCGTGGGTCTAAACGGCGGTAGCTACTGGACAGCGACAAAAACACATAAGGCAATACAAACAACAGATGCGCTAGCACCACATTGATGAAGCTGTGATGGCTGTTGATTTGCTCCAATAACCACACCAAACCAAATAGAAACGCAATGCTGGGGATAAGCAGGGGTAAATAAATGATCACACTGCTTAATCTCGACACCATTTTACCTGTGTATTGCTCAGCCTCCAGAGTAAATAAGGTCAAAATGATTGCCAAGCTGGTGGCACAAACACCAATCAAAACTGTGTCTAGTAATGGCGTGTGCATTTGTTGTAATGCCGACTGCCAATGTAAACTGACAAATTGTTGCGGCAATACCGTAGGGAAATGCCAGAAACCGGCAACAGACCATAACATCATGCCGATTAATGCCAAACCAATGGCACTGATTATCACCACAGTAAGCACATGAGTGATGTTTTGCATAATGGCGCCAGCATACTCACGTTGGCCGTTGATAAGCATGGTTTGGGAGGCTTTTTTTATTAGTTTTTCGAGCAGCCACCAACTCAGTAGCAAGAGTAATGTCAGTACAATTTGTAATATGGCGCCTGCTGACGCTTTTATTCGTAAGCTTAAGTCAACATCATGGAACCACTGCATAATGGCAACGGCAAGTGTCGGTGGGCTATTAGGACCCAAAATTAATGGAATTTCGACACTGGCACTGGCATAGGCGAGCACGGCCAATATCGGTAAGCGTAAAAACGGGTATAAGCTCGGTAACACCACTTTGAAAAAAGCGGTCATTGGGCAATAACCTAGGCTTAATGCCACTCGATGTTGAGCGCGCAAGGTATGACCTAATTCGGGTTGTGCTAATACCCCAAGTGCCATCAGTAATAGAAAGGGGAGTTCTTTTAGCGTCAGCCCAATAATAATGCTCAGGCCCATCGCATCGTGAGGATACAGCCAATCAGGCGGTGCATCCCATCCGCTTAGCCAAGGTGACACAATCCGAGATAACATGCCCGATGGGGTAATTAAAAAGCCAATTGCAATTGCGGCAGCCGCATGGGGGATGACTAAAATAGGCCCTAACAGTCGTTGAATATAGCCGAGCCAAGGGCTAGTAAAGTAACTGCCTAATATTAAAATGGTGATCACAAATGCCAGTAAGGTACTGATAAAACTGGTCGATACGCTGAGTAATGCCATATAGCCAAGACCCGGTGTTTGCCATAGATCGACAAAACCAGCCACGCTGAACTGAGTATGACCTAATACCGGAAACCAGCCAAAAGCAGGCAAAATAACGGCAATTAAGCCGCTCAGTACCGGGATCACCAATAACGCCATCATTAAATATGGACTGCTGCGCACTAAGGTTGTAAATCCACTGGTGGACGTCATCATCGCATTACCCCATAGCGTTGTAGCCACTGGGTTGCGATCACCTTGGTCCAGCTCGGATCCGGTTCGCCTAATGCTGGGCTACTCTCTTGATTAGCCATTTGGGCGCTAGGGTGTGACTGGGTTGGCGGCTGAAACGACGCTTGTTGCGCAGCCGGTAATGGCGATATTACGTATGGACTGCTGCGCACCAGTGTTTTAAATCCACTTGCGGATGTCATCATCGCATTACCCCATAGCGTTGTAGCCACTGGGTTGCGATCACCTTGGTCCAACTTGGGTCCGGTTCGCTCAATGCTGGGCTACTATCTTGGTTGGCGATAATGGCACTGGGGTGAGACTGGGTTGGCGGTTGAAACCAGGCTTGTTGCGTTGCTGGTAATGACGATATTACGTATGGACTGCTGCTCACCAGTGTTTTGAATCCACTTGCGGATGTCATCATCGCATTACCCCATAGCGTTGTAGCCACTGGGTTGCGATCACCTTGGTCCAACTTGGGTCCGGTTCGCTCAATGCTGGGCTACTATCTTGGTTGGCGATAATGGCACTGGGGTGAGACTGGGTTGGCGGTTGAAACCAAGCTTGTTGCGTTGCGGGTAGTTGCGATTGTGCGATGACACTGGTATCGCCCCATACGCTAGGTTGTTGTTTTTTCGCTTGAGCCTCTGGGCTGAGTAAAAAATTAACCGCCAGTTTAGCGCTGTCAATATGCGTCGCATTATATGGAATGGCAATAAAATGGATATTACTCAAGCTGCCATCACGCATGCGATAACTGCGGATGCTGTCTGGCAAGTCAAAGCGCGCCACTGCTGCTGGAACATCGGCGGCTGAAAAGGTAAATGCCAATGCCAATTCGCTATCACCCATTAAGCGGCGCAGCGCCATGCCGCTGGACATAAAGTGTTGGCCTTTACGCCATAAATTGGGATGTAATTTATCTAAATATTGCCAAAGCACAGGTAACAACAACGCTTGGCTTTGCGCTGTGGCAGGTTGATAAAGTAGATTTTTAATCGCCGCAGGTTGTGAACTATTGAGCACAATTAAGGCGTATTTTAAAAAGCTCATAGCCAAAAAGTCAGGCGGCTTAGGATAGGTAAATCGGCCTGGATGTTGTTGTGTCCACTGGCTTAACTGTGGCAATGTTTGTGGCGGCGTTTGGCTAACAAGATTGTCGTAATAAAAGGTTAACGCGGCTTTGCCCCAAGGTGCTTCCATGCCTAATGTAGGCACACCAAAGTCGCGGGTCATGGCAGGATTATTGTCTGGATCGGTTAAACTAAAGTTGGGTAATTGAGGCACCCAGTTAGGGGTGAGCAATTGATGTTTTGCCATCGCGGCAAAGTTCTCGCCATTAATCCACACGAGATCCACTTGACCATTATGGTCGTTAGCAGCGGATTTTTCTGCCAGTACGCGACTGACCGCTTCACTGGTGTCGGTCAGTTTTACATGATGTAATTTGATGTGATATTGCTGGTCAAGCTGATCCGCAACCCACTGAATATACCTATTGATTTGTGGATCGCCGCCCCAAGCATGAAAATACACCTCTTGATTTGCACCACGTGCTTCAATGTCTGACCATGCTGCTTGCTCATTGGTTTTGGCATAAGCCACACCAGCCCCAAAACTGGCGCATATAAAAAAGCCCAATGCGGTTGCTGCAACAATATGCAGTATAGCTTTAGGCCTTTTTATTAAAAAAATGATCTTATCGAGCGACATTAAGCGACCAATCATAATCTAAAAAATCGATATCCAATTGCTGCTTTTCTGCAGTAGTTTGAAGTGCTGGACTGAGCTTTAATGCGCTA from Shewanella psychromarinicola includes the following:
- a CDS encoding 5'-methylthioadenosine/adenosylhomocysteine nucleosidase; this encodes MKIGIIGAMEPEVVHLIQAIVAPVHSTIAGIEFVSGNIAGKEVIVTRSGIGKVAASIATTLLIEKFAATHVINTGSAGGFVDTLAIGDIVISSEVRHHDVDVTAFGYEMGQMAQQPAAFMPDSTLVTAAKKAVASLGEVNAIEGLICTGDSFICDPVRTKVMLENFPTMAACEMEGAAIAQVCHQFKIPFVVIRSLSDNANNDSPVDFDSYIIKAGLHSAMMVIALLQQL
- a CDS encoding nuclear transport factor 2 family protein, with amino-acid sequence MPREQQLAMQYMEALTDHDYTVLRRFYSRDTVFYDKTANTTYTGGRHIIAFLQRAHEGVLEYRLNVEHMFNTGSLVVIIGSYRLRGPGDQYGKPGKIIDLAVPGVTTLKFDNNTERLIEQMDLMDYQTMSDQLESQ
- a CDS encoding ABC transporter permease, yielding MMTSTSGFTTLVRSSPYLMMALLVIPVLSGLIAVILPAFGWFPVLGHTQFSVAGFVDLWQTPGLGYMALLSVSTSFISTLLAFVITILILGSYFTSPWLGYIQRLLGPILVIPHAAAAIAIGFLITPSGMLSRIVSPWLSGWDAPPDWLYPHDAMGLSIIIGLTLKELPFLLLMALGVLAQPELGHTLRAQHRVALSLGYCPMTAFFKVVLPSLYPFLRLPILAVLAYASASVEIPLILGPNSPPTLAVAIMQWFHDVDLSLRIKASAGAILQIVLTLLLLLSWWLLEKLIKKASQTMLINGQREYAGAIMQNITHVLTVVIISAIGLALIGMMLWSVAGFWHFPTVLPQQFVSLHWQSALQQMHTPLLDTVLIGVCATSLAIILTLFTLEAEQYTGKMVSRLSSVIIYLPLLIPSIAFLFGLVWLLEQINSHHSFINVVLAHLLFVLPYVFLSLSSSYRRLDPRFSTVAASLGASEAKIFWQIKLPMLLAPILIACALGLAISFSQYLPTLLAGGGRINTITTEAVSLANGGSRRTSAVYALVQMALPALGFLLAWLLPKMLFRHRE
- the tyrS gene encoding tyrosine--tRNA ligase, which translates into the protein MANLDQVLAEIKRGTDEILLEADLLEKLKEGRPLRIKLGADPTAPDIHLGHTVILNKMRTFQELGHEVIFLIGDFTGMVGDPSGKNSTRPPLTREQVLANAETYKEQVYKILDPAKTRIEFNSSWLEPLGAAGMIRLASQQTVARMMERDDFKKRYASGQSIAIHEFMYPLLQGYDSVALNADVELGGTDQKFNLLMGRELQKVAGQKPQTVIMMPLLEGLDGVKKMSKSAHNYIGVSEPANEMFGKLMSISDDLMWRYLELLSFRPLTELAQFKLDVENGTNPRDIKILLAKEIIARFHDEAQAQAAHQAFIDRFQKGAIPDDIEEVVLEAGEGLAIANLLKDAGLVGSTSDGMRMIKQGAVKMDGEKIEDSRISFNAGLEAVFQVGKRKFAKVILK
- a CDS encoding trimeric intracellular cation channel family protein codes for the protein MNQWIYFLDLCGTSVFAIAGVLAAGKYRMDPFGVIVLAFVTAIGGGSMRDALIGATPVFWIRDPNYIIVILATVIMCLILVRKPHRIPTYALPIADALGLAVFTVIGAEKALSLGLSSMVAVVMGSITAVGGGVIRDLLCRQIPMVLRIEIYATASIVGGICYTLSIIVGMDSMTSVLFAMFSTLIIRLSAIRWHLSLPAFDLKTKRI
- a CDS encoding cobalamin biosynthesis protein — translated: MVNQLFNPQLLSQDGGLLQSCCILFCALILARFAPIPRDLQPLLWFNRLATLIAAKVNHPERTMSQQLTAGILATLILIVPSGIIVSFSLSFAAYPWFFELLILYFCLCDSAFKPVAEKVVAAINTGNKQEAKQLLSPWVSQNTQVLSIVGLSKTTIEKLFTTPIYGTLATILFFSLGGATMALVVRMLRQLEYCWPPYHPHFHIFSRFVGQFNRVIFFVPTVLWHCSLAIQFGQLGVRSILSQPISTQADKNQLNNYYSSYALAAKLLKIELGGPQQFIENGKSIRVDLPKVKSGPLPDHRHISQAITITHTANLFWISLTLLLPLIWTGLRFM
- a CDS encoding DUF2721 domain-containing protein encodes the protein MFNNLHVSLTTPALLFPAISLLLLAYTNRFFSLAALIRQLSNDKKPVQGDQIKNLRQRIIIIRKMQETGVSSFAFCVLCMILIYIGFNQIGSIVFGLSLLLLLYSLILSVIEIRISVDALTIHLEELSK
- a CDS encoding ATP-binding cassette domain-containing protein, whose amino-acid sequence is MQTRSTVISEEVPSLSIDDLTLYRQQQLLLSLNETIQGGEILTIMGPSGSGKSTLLNWLTGMLPKGFHATGKLYLNGQHITDTASHLRRIGLLYQDPLLFPHLTVAGNISFAMPKGPKAQRQTTISQALTQVGLGGLEQRSVQSLSGGQQARVALLRVLLSQPKAILLDEPFSKLDSQLRQETRQLVFDQIRQHQLPAIMVTHDQTDADAAQGKVISL
- a CDS encoding sterol desaturase family protein, with the translated sequence MIDEMAAIRLGVFITILALMMGLELLFPARTLAKTPQTATMATRWFGNFGLLVIASVMARLILPLGLAGFALYTTQQQWGVLHYISLPHWANIAISLLLLDLLIYWQHRLFHRIPLLWRLHKVHHADRLVDSTTALRFHPFEIIASLGIKALAIMLLGISAEAVILFEILLNGFAIFNHANIRLPKPLEKVARYVIVTQALHRIHHSQIMAESNTNFGFSIIWWDRLFGTYTSDASKTDNQIDIGLTDYPNAKQNAWLSGLLWMPFTTKK
- a CDS encoding ABC transporter substrate-binding protein, whose product is MSLDKIIFLIKRPKAILHIVAATALGFFICASFGAGVAYAKTNEQAAWSDIEARGANQEVYFHAWGGDPQINRYIQWVADQLDQQYHIKLHHVKLTDTSEAVSRVLAEKSAANDHNGQVDLVWINGENFAAMAKHQLLTPNWVPQLPNFSLTDPDNNPAMTRDFGVPTLGMEAPWGKAALTFYYDNLVSQTPPQTLPQLSQWTQQHPGRFTYPKPPDFLAMSFLKYALIVLNSSQPAAIKNLLYQPATAQSQALLLPVLWQYLDKLHPNLWRKGQHFMSSGMALRRLMGDSELALAFTFSAADVPAAVARFDLPDSIRSYRMRDGSLSNIHFIAIPYNATHIDSAKLAVNFLLSPEAQAKKQQPSVWGDTSVIAQSQLPATQQAWFQPPTQSHPSAIIANQDSSPALSEPDPSWTKVIATQWLQRYGVMR
- a CDS encoding CDP-alcohol phosphatidyltransferase family protein — its product is MLDKFITPVIKQILSPVVVLLAKQKVHPDQLTLVGFGLGMLAVPFLVMQQWYTALFFIALNRIIDGLDGALARYQKHTSAAGGFLDICVDFVFYAAIPLGFALANPNENALAAAVLLTVFIGTGSSFLAFAIPAEQLNLPRPQFANKSFYYLNGLTEGTETIAFFVAFCLWPAYFPELAYSFAFLGAITIFTRIHGGYHTLKNHTVKESGSKKIEANKPAVKETAIEEPRI